A region of Thermobifida halotolerans DNA encodes the following proteins:
- the arsB gene encoding ACR3 family arsenite efflux transporter encodes MDSRAPAARATGRLSTLDRFLPVWIGLAMAAGLLLGRMVPGLQGVLEAVEIDGVSLPIALGLLLMMYPVLAKVRYDRLDTVTRDHRLLIPSLVLNWLVGPAVMFALAWLFLPDLPEYRTGLIIVGLARCIAMVIIWNDLACGDREAAAVLVALNSVFQVFMFGVLGWFYLEVLPGWLGLPQSGIDVSAWDIAKSVLIFLGIPLVAGYLTRTLGERARGRAWYEERFLPRIGPVALYGLLFTIVLLFALQGDAITSQPLDVARIANPLLLYFALMWGLSMLLGWLVRLRYERATTLAFTAAGNNFELAIAVAIGVFGAASGQALAGVVGPLIEVPVLVGLVYVSLWVRRFFPGGTERPTPVKAADTA; translated from the coding sequence ATGGACAGCCGCGCGCCCGCCGCGCGGGCGACCGGACGGCTGTCCACGCTCGACCGGTTCCTGCCGGTGTGGATCGGCCTGGCGATGGCCGCCGGACTCCTGCTGGGCCGGATGGTGCCCGGGCTCCAGGGAGTGCTGGAGGCCGTCGAGATCGACGGGGTGTCGCTGCCGATCGCCCTGGGCCTGCTGCTGATGATGTACCCGGTGCTGGCCAAGGTCCGCTACGACCGGTTGGACACCGTCACCCGCGACCACCGGCTGCTCATCCCCTCCCTGGTGCTGAACTGGCTGGTCGGCCCGGCGGTGATGTTCGCGCTCGCCTGGCTGTTCCTGCCCGACCTGCCCGAGTACCGCACCGGGCTGATCATCGTCGGCCTGGCCCGCTGCATCGCGATGGTGATCATCTGGAACGACCTGGCCTGCGGCGACCGCGAGGCCGCCGCCGTCCTCGTGGCGCTCAACTCCGTCTTCCAGGTGTTCATGTTCGGCGTGCTGGGCTGGTTCTACCTGGAGGTGCTGCCCGGCTGGCTGGGCCTGCCGCAGTCCGGTATCGACGTGTCGGCCTGGGACATCGCCAAGAGCGTGCTGATCTTCCTCGGCATCCCCCTGGTCGCGGGCTACCTCACCCGCACCCTCGGCGAGCGCGCCAGGGGCCGCGCCTGGTACGAGGAGCGCTTCCTGCCCCGTATCGGCCCGGTCGCCCTGTACGGACTGCTGTTCACCATCGTGCTCCTCTTCGCCCTCCAGGGCGACGCGATCACCTCCCAGCCGCTGGACGTGGCGCGCATCGCCAACCCGCTGCTGCTCTACTTCGCCCTCATGTGGGGCCTGTCGATGCTGCTGGGATGGCTGGTCCGGCTGCGCTACGAGCGGGCGACGACGCTGGCGTTCACCGCCGCGGGCAACAACTTCGAGCTGGCCATCGCCGTGGCGATCGGCGTGTTCGGCGCGGCCTCCGGCCAGGCGCTGGCCGGGGTCGTCGGTCCGCTCATCGAGGTGCCGGTGCTGGTCGGCCTGGTCTACGTGTCGCTGTGGGTGCGGCGCTTCTTCCCGGGCGGCACGGAGCGGCCGACCCCCGTCAAGGCGGCCGATACCGCCTGA
- a CDS encoding arsenate reductase ArsC, whose amino-acid sequence MSDKPSVLFVCVHNAGRSQMAAGLLAHLSGGAVEVRSAGSAPAESINPVAVEAMREIGIDITAEHPKVLTDDAVQASDVVITMGCGDACPYFPGRRYLDWELDDPAGQPLEKVRPVRDEIRRRVEGLLAELGVTPVR is encoded by the coding sequence GTGTCGGACAAACCCAGCGTGCTCTTCGTCTGCGTGCACAACGCAGGCCGCTCCCAGATGGCCGCCGGCCTGCTCGCCCACCTGTCGGGCGGCGCGGTGGAGGTCCGCTCCGCGGGCTCCGCCCCCGCCGAGTCGATCAACCCGGTCGCGGTGGAGGCGATGCGCGAGATCGGCATCGACATCACCGCCGAGCACCCCAAGGTGCTCACCGACGACGCGGTGCAGGCCAGCGACGTCGTCATCACCATGGGCTGCGGCGACGCCTGCCCCTACTTCCCCGGCAGGCGCTACCTCGACTGGGAGCTCGACGACCCGGCCGGGCAGCCCCTGGAGAAGGTGCGTCCCGTCCGCGACGAGATCCGCCGCCGCGTCGAGGGCCTGCTCGCCGAGCTCGGCGTCACCCCGGTGCGCTGA
- a CDS encoding low molecular weight phosphatase family protein has product MRPDQPLPGLLSPQALLGRVSDRLAARFTGVFAAETVHRHVDEAYRALAVTASVAAYLPAITEKFAAEQLTAVAQARGLIPKERPEVLFVCDHNAGRSQLAAALLREHTGGRVGIRSAGSRPADSVDPNVREALREIGLDTADAFPKPLTDAVVQAADVVVTMGCGDACPVYPGKRYLDWNVSDPMGRPLDEVRAIRAAIEVRVVRLTAELTRADSAEGESGVRSQ; this is encoded by the coding sequence ATGAGGCCCGACCAGCCGCTGCCCGGCCTGCTCTCCCCCCAAGCCCTGCTCGGACGGGTCAGCGACCGGCTCGCCGCCCGCTTCACCGGCGTGTTCGCCGCCGAGACCGTACACCGGCACGTCGACGAGGCCTATCGGGCGCTCGCCGTCACCGCGTCGGTCGCCGCCTACCTGCCCGCGATCACCGAGAAGTTCGCCGCCGAACAGCTCACCGCGGTGGCCCAGGCCCGGGGCCTGATTCCCAAGGAGCGTCCCGAGGTGCTGTTCGTGTGCGACCACAACGCCGGGCGCTCCCAGCTCGCCGCGGCGCTGCTGCGCGAACACACGGGCGGCCGGGTCGGCATCCGCTCGGCCGGTTCGCGTCCGGCGGACTCGGTCGACCCGAACGTGCGCGAGGCACTGCGCGAGATCGGCCTGGACACCGCCGACGCCTTCCCCAAACCGCTCACCGACGCCGTGGTCCAGGCGGCCGACGTCGTGGTGACCATGGGCTGCGGCGACGCCTGCCCCGTCTACCCGGGCAAGCGCTACCTCGACTGGAACGTCTCCGACCCCATGGGCCGCCCCCTGGACGAGGTCCGCGCGATCCGCGCCGCGATCGAGGTGCGGGTGGTACGGCTGACCGCCGAACTCACCCGGGCCGACAGCGCCGAAGGGGAGTCAGGCGTCCGGTCGCAGTGA
- a CDS encoding ArsO family NAD(P)H-dependent flavin-containing monooxygenase, with the protein MAEPDRIHDVVVVGGGQAGLAAGYFLRRSGLAYVILDAEERPGGSWQHYWDSLRLFSPAAHSPLPGWWMPEQEGEEYPTADHVVRYLTAYEERYALPVRRPVRVAAVRRAGRLLAVESDAGTWRARRVVSATGTWRAPYVPHCPGRDRFAGRQLHTVDYRRPDGFAGQRVLVVGGGNSAAQILAEVSEVADTVWATLRPPRFLPDDLDGRALFAVATRHVRARAAGADGDGGVAGLGDIVVVPAVRAARERGALKADPMFERLTETGAVWADGTARDFDAVLWCTGFRPVLDHLAPLDPRGPDGRIATEGTRSVAEPRLHLVGYGDWTGPASATIIGAGRAAKQAVAEITASLRPDA; encoded by the coding sequence ATGGCCGAACCCGACCGGATCCACGACGTCGTCGTGGTCGGCGGCGGCCAGGCCGGACTGGCTGCCGGGTACTTCCTGCGCCGCTCGGGGCTTGCGTATGTGATCCTCGACGCGGAGGAGCGCCCCGGCGGCTCCTGGCAGCACTACTGGGACTCGCTGCGGCTGTTCTCCCCCGCCGCGCACAGCCCGCTGCCCGGCTGGTGGATGCCCGAGCAGGAGGGGGAGGAGTACCCGACCGCCGACCACGTCGTGCGCTACCTCACCGCCTACGAGGAGCGCTACGCGCTGCCGGTGCGCCGCCCCGTCCGGGTGGCGGCGGTGCGCCGTGCCGGGCGGCTGTTGGCGGTGGAGTCCGACGCCGGTACGTGGCGGGCGCGCCGCGTGGTCAGCGCCACCGGGACCTGGCGTGCGCCGTACGTGCCGCACTGCCCCGGCCGCGACCGTTTCGCCGGGCGGCAGCTGCACACGGTCGACTACCGCCGTCCCGACGGGTTCGCCGGGCAGCGGGTGCTCGTGGTGGGCGGCGGCAACTCGGCGGCGCAGATCCTCGCCGAGGTGTCCGAGGTCGCCGACACCGTGTGGGCGACACTGCGGCCGCCCCGCTTCCTGCCCGACGACCTGGACGGGCGTGCGCTGTTCGCTGTCGCCACCCGCCACGTCCGCGCGCGTGCCGCGGGAGCGGACGGCGACGGCGGGGTGGCGGGACTGGGGGACATCGTGGTGGTGCCCGCTGTCCGGGCGGCGCGCGAGAGGGGCGCGCTGAAGGCCGACCCGATGTTCGAGCGGCTGACCGAGACCGGGGCGGTGTGGGCCGACGGCACCGCGCGGGACTTCGACGCCGTGCTGTGGTGCACGGGATTCCGTCCGGTACTGGACCACCTGGCGCCGCTGGACCCGCGCGGCCCGGACGGCCGGATCGCCACGGAGGGCACCCGCAGTGTGGCCGAGCCCCGGCTGCACCTGGTCGGCTACGGCGACTGGACCGGTCCGGCGTCGGCCACGATCATCGGCGCGGGTCGGGCCGCCAAGCAGGCGGTCGCCGAGATCACCGCGTCACTGCGACCGGACGCCTGA
- a CDS encoding ArsR/SmtB family transcription factor, whose translation MLISADGVADEAVVKLFGDPLRARIVRLLAGEQMCTCHLVEETGARQPTISHHLRILREAGFVETEPRGRFTYYRLRPDAVAEVARAIGSLAADAERARGSYRPCD comes from the coding sequence ATGTTGATATCTGCTGACGGGGTCGCAGACGAAGCCGTGGTCAAACTGTTCGGCGATCCGCTGCGCGCACGGATCGTCCGCCTGCTGGCCGGGGAGCAGATGTGCACCTGCCACCTGGTCGAGGAGACCGGGGCGCGGCAGCCCACGATCAGCCACCACCTGAGGATCCTGCGGGAGGCCGGGTTCGTGGAGACCGAACCGAGAGGCCGGTTCACCTACTACCGGCTGCGTCCCGACGCCGTCGCCGAGGTGGCGCGGGCCATCGGGAGCCTGGCGGCCGACGCCGAGCGGGCGCGGGGCTCCTACCGGCCGTGCGACTGA
- the erm gene encoding 23S ribosomal RNA methyltransferase Erm has product MSHSRHGGRHELGQNFLVDRAVIADIHHLVSAIRGPIVEIAAGDGALTLPLSRLGRPLTAVELDPRRARRLRRRVADGVTVVNDDLLRFRLPRVPHVVVGNIPFHLTTAALRRLLAVPHWHTAILVTQWEAARRRAGIGGASLLTASWWPWYEFTVHARIPARSFRPVPSVDGGLLSVTRRPEPLVADRRRYQRFVAQVFTGPGRGLAEILARTGRIPRPALRDWLCAHRVAPRALPKDLTARQWAALWTLVETGGGPGAPTPRRRGLTGRGRHGDIKEC; this is encoded by the coding sequence ATGTCCCACTCCCGTCATGGCGGACGCCACGAACTCGGTCAGAACTTCCTCGTCGACCGGGCGGTCATCGCCGACATCCACCATCTCGTCTCCGCGATCCGCGGGCCGATCGTCGAGATCGCGGCGGGCGACGGAGCCCTCACCCTCCCGCTGAGCCGACTGGGCAGGCCGCTCACGGCCGTCGAACTCGACCCCCGGCGCGCGCGGCGGCTGAGGCGGCGGGTCGCCGACGGCGTCACCGTCGTCAACGACGACCTGCTGCGGTTCCGGCTGCCGCGGGTCCCGCACGTCGTTGTCGGAAACATCCCGTTCCACCTCACCACGGCCGCGCTGCGCCGCCTGCTCGCGGTACCGCACTGGCACACCGCGATCCTGGTGACGCAGTGGGAGGCCGCCCGCCGCCGGGCCGGAATCGGAGGCGCGTCGCTGCTGACCGCGTCCTGGTGGCCCTGGTACGAGTTCACCGTGCACGCGCGCATCCCCGCACGGTCATTCCGGCCGGTCCCGTCCGTCGACGGCGGTCTGCTCTCCGTCACCCGCAGACCCGAGCCCCTGGTCGCCGACCGGAGGCGCTACCAGCGGTTCGTCGCCCAGGTGTTCACCGGACCGGGGCGCGGCCTGGCCGAGATCCTCGCCCGGACCGGCCGGATTCCCCGCCCGGCGCTGCGCGACTGGCTGTGCGCCCACCGCGTGGCCCCGCGCGCCCTGCCCAAGGACCTCACCGCGCGGCAGTGGGCCGCGCTGTGGACGCTCGTGGAGACGGGCGGCGGGCCGGGCGCGCCGACGCCGCGGCGCAGAGGTTTGACGGGGCGCGGGAGGCATGGTGATATCAAAGAATGTTGA
- a CDS encoding RDD family protein: MPEPKPGQPPLLPIADPFMRLLARILDGALVFICSLVAGLTVTAVLLVINGGDLDNAPLWQMFFLPGALVSAGFWYEWLLVRSLGQSAGKRLLGMRIVNAADGGRVSSGRAALRALCYSPGLYYLVNWIPVLAQLNVLWMVWDRPGWQCLHDKVARTVVIDEKRLRELYPPQPVFAPYAPQPSHPPQYPWPPHVG; this comes from the coding sequence GTGCCGGAGCCGAAGCCGGGGCAGCCGCCGCTGCTGCCGATCGCCGACCCCTTCATGCGCCTGCTCGCCCGGATTCTCGACGGGGCCCTGGTATTCATCTGCAGTCTCGTGGCCGGGCTGACCGTGACCGCCGTACTCCTCGTCATCAACGGCGGTGACCTGGACAACGCGCCCCTGTGGCAGATGTTCTTCCTGCCCGGGGCTCTGGTCAGTGCGGGTTTCTGGTACGAGTGGCTGCTGGTCCGCTCCCTCGGCCAGAGTGCCGGCAAACGCCTGCTCGGCATGCGGATCGTCAACGCCGCCGACGGCGGTCGGGTCTCCTCCGGGCGGGCCGCGCTGCGGGCGCTGTGCTACTCGCCGGGCCTCTACTACCTGGTCAACTGGATTCCCGTGCTCGCGCAGCTCAACGTGCTGTGGATGGTGTGGGACCGGCCGGGGTGGCAGTGCCTGCACGACAAGGTGGCCAGGACGGTGGTCATTGACGAGAAGCGGCTCCGTGAGCTGTATCCGCCGCAGCCCGTCTTCGCCCCGTACGCCCCCCAGCCCTCCCACCCTCCTCAGTACCCCTGGCCTCCCCACGTGGGCTGA
- a CDS encoding polymorphic toxin-type HINT domain-containing protein, with the protein MQFLADVAAGQPQPHTFTQVEQTGPTGTQLEQYGYDGAGNMTSRLTPNYGQELEWDAEGHLVRVVENGGETEFRYDADGQRLIRETPQDATLYLPGIEVRLDKIALLREATRYYDHGGETVAFRQDDETLHWLFADHHGTGGLTIDAQSGQTVQRRFTAFGSVRSSTGQWVDEKGFVGGTLDESTGLVQLGACAHDSAIGRFVSIDPVIDFTDPQQVHGYVYANNNPVSFSDPDGLKVRRYTRRGGMFKAKARAAAKARAASSAPSSGAVGRWWRPPRPTFQQTVRHSIHRANSMVNRVPFAPQFRDASVGSMMALYEMSPMSWATEHLTGTTMSEGMRVFGVNKDSGWYKAGYIQSFVGTLISPGGWAGAGARAASGLRGLGAAAANGARSAGSAVRSGWQKVRNAVRGCNSFVPGTRVLMADGTSKPIEKVKAGDQVLATDPETGEQGPRTVLATDPETGEQGPRTVLATIVGTGAKTLVEITVDATTEKPAGDEGDGNGVPGPTAAGDVILATDGHPFWVPELGQWVDAIDLVPGMWLQTSAGTWVQITAIQAWIQAATVHNLTVQDIHTYHVFADKTPVLVHNCNPMVYRSPRAGNRAAEANSLNPELHQVGVKAHMSVISQLLPRATRAKEDMSMDTMNTKCIRIS; encoded by the coding sequence GTGCAGTTCCTCGCCGACGTCGCGGCCGGGCAGCCCCAGCCGCACACCTTCACCCAGGTCGAGCAGACCGGCCCCACCGGTACCCAGTTGGAGCAGTACGGCTACGACGGTGCGGGCAACATGACCAGCCGCCTCACCCCCAACTACGGCCAGGAACTGGAATGGGACGCCGAAGGCCACCTGGTCCGGGTCGTCGAGAACGGCGGCGAGACAGAGTTCCGCTACGACGCCGACGGCCAGCGCCTGATCCGCGAAACACCCCAGGACGCGACCCTGTACCTGCCCGGCATAGAGGTGCGCCTGGACAAGATCGCGCTGCTGCGTGAGGCCACCCGCTACTACGACCACGGCGGCGAGACGGTCGCGTTCCGCCAGGACGACGAAACCCTTCACTGGCTGTTCGCCGACCACCACGGCACCGGCGGACTCACCATCGACGCGCAGAGTGGGCAGACCGTGCAGCGCCGGTTCACCGCGTTCGGCTCCGTCCGCAGTTCCACCGGACAGTGGGTGGACGAGAAGGGGTTCGTGGGCGGCACCCTCGACGAGTCGACCGGGCTGGTCCAGTTGGGGGCGTGCGCCCACGATTCGGCGATCGGCCGGTTCGTCTCCATCGACCCGGTCATCGACTTCACCGACCCCCAGCAGGTCCACGGCTACGTCTACGCCAACAACAACCCCGTCAGCTTCAGCGACCCCGACGGGCTGAAGGTGAGAAGGTACACGAGACGTGGCGGCATGTTCAAAGCCAAGGCCAGGGCGGCGGCCAAGGCCAGGGCTGCGAGCAGCGCTCCTTCTTCGGGGGCGGTAGGACGGTGGTGGCGCCCGCCGCGCCCGACCTTCCAGCAGACGGTCCGCCACAGCATCCACAGAGCGAACTCGATGGTGAACCGGGTCCCGTTCGCCCCGCAGTTCAGGGATGCCAGCGTCGGTTCCATGATGGCCCTGTACGAGATGTCACCCATGTCGTGGGCCACCGAGCACCTCACCGGAACGACCATGTCCGAGGGCATGCGGGTCTTCGGGGTGAACAAGGACTCCGGCTGGTACAAGGCGGGCTACATCCAGTCCTTCGTCGGCACGCTGATCTCCCCGGGAGGATGGGCCGGCGCCGGAGCCAGGGCGGCGAGCGGGCTGAGGGGACTGGGGGCGGCTGCGGCGAACGGCGCCAGGAGTGCGGGCAGTGCTGTGAGGAGCGGCTGGCAGAAGGTCCGGAACGCCGTTCGAGGATGCAACAGCTTCGTGCCCGGTACCCGGGTGTTGATGGCCGATGGCACGTCCAAGCCGATTGAGAAGGTCAAGGCCGGCGACCAGGTGCTGGCCACCGATCCCGAAACCGGCGAACAGGGTCCCAGAACAGTGCTGGCCACCGATCCCGAAACCGGCGAACAGGGTCCCAGAACAGTGCTGGCCACCATCGTCGGCACGGGGGCCAAGACCCTGGTCGAGATCACCGTGGATGCCACCACCGAGAAACCCGCGGGTGACGAGGGAGACGGCAACGGCGTTCCCGGGCCGACCGCGGCCGGCGACGTCATTCTCGCCACCGACGGCCACCCCTTCTGGGTCCCCGAACTCGGCCAGTGGGTCGATGCCATCGACCTGGTCCCCGGGATGTGGCTGCAGACCTCGGCCGGCACCTGGGTCCAGATCACCGCCATCCAGGCATGGATCCAGGCAGCCACCGTCCACAACCTCACCGTCCAAGACATCCACACCTACCATGTATTCGCGGACAAGACCCCGGTACTCGTTCACAACTGCAACCCCATGGTTTACCGCTCCCCTAGGGCAGGTAACAGGGCAGCTGAGGCCAACAGTCTGAATCCGGAACTGCATCAGGTCGGAGTAAAAGCGCATATGTCGGTGATAAGTCAGTTGTTACCGAGAGCTACGCGGGCCAAGGAGGATATGAGCATGGATACTATGAATACGAAATGCATCCGGATTTCCTGA
- a CDS encoding PH domain-containing protein, whose amino-acid sequence MVVRRPLFQILMWFSSSFSLLPGIAMWAESPAPWQMFFGSGVFACLLAFLWLIGWHSRVRVDDQGITVVNGFFYSRIPWCHVESVEQNGSFMIRLVSGEEIVSVQYGGSLIGELTGYLTHRRLVRIAKKHLERSRLLSRLEGEPDVLLGQLRIPVMGISVVIGSYVGFFTLLAFLATL is encoded by the coding sequence ATGGTTGTGCGGAGGCCTCTCTTTCAGATCCTGATGTGGTTCTCTTCTTCTTTCTCGCTTCTTCCTGGAATTGCAATGTGGGCGGAATCTCCGGCTCCGTGGCAGATGTTCTTCGGTTCTGGAGTTTTTGCCTGCCTGCTGGCCTTTCTCTGGCTCATAGGATGGCATTCCCGAGTCCGAGTCGATGATCAGGGTATTACGGTCGTCAATGGATTTTTCTACAGTCGTATCCCCTGGTGTCATGTGGAGTCAGTAGAACAGAATGGTAGTTTTATGATTCGACTTGTCTCGGGGGAAGAGATAGTCTCCGTGCAGTACGGAGGGTCGTTGATCGGAGAGCTGACCGGTTACCTCACACACCGCAGACTGGTGCGGATTGCGAAGAAGCATCTGGAGCGTTCCAGACTGCTTTCTCGATTGGAAGGCGAACCTGATGTCCTCTTGGGACAGCTGAGGATTCCCGTAATGGGAATTTCTGTAGTTATTGGTTCGTATGTCGGGTTCTTCACCCTCCTTGCTTTTCTGGCAACTTTGTGA
- a CDS encoding integrase core domain-containing protein, which produces MAAGNREQHIGRSVDGLVHHSGRGVRYLAVRSTQRLAEARAVVSVESTGDSYDNALAEALHSLFKAEPVRNRGPWKNIDDLELAVAEYIDWFNHRRLHGEIGLVPPAESETDFYQHNPASVSVDALVPSLQKPGTKHLVADAEFGRHLGEPAPLQPGGADQLRLKAGDHARGHGRVQHLVGMAFCDRRADPRLHGLPLRLGPLHLGPAGAQRGPLCPAAQVPGQPRVPQVDVAHRLHEPQQCRRLDLGHSLGVQAPRRPAGHRPQPRHAQPDRAHHPVGRDPGRADHPPPHLIAQPLLGGARHQHVADFHQSVAAVLQPVETAAVHAQHIGHQPQELPLGHPQRSSTEPHHRPPWSNIQKRTPTREGGPANTRRAAGSRTAGRPRSGRCHSVGTGEGKRGQERHRRSPRQRD; this is translated from the coding sequence ATGGCAGCGGGCAACCGCGAGCAGCACATCGGCCGCAGCGTCGACGGCCTGGTCCACCACTCCGGCCGCGGCGTGCGGTATCTCGCGGTGCGCTCCACCCAACGCCTGGCCGAGGCTCGCGCGGTGGTCTCGGTCGAATCCACCGGCGACTCCTACGACAATGCCCTGGCCGAGGCGCTCCACTCGCTGTTCAAGGCCGAGCCGGTCCGCAACCGCGGCCCGTGGAAGAACATCGACGACCTTGAACTCGCGGTCGCCGAGTACATCGACTGGTTCAACCACCGCCGCCTGCACGGCGAGATCGGACTGGTCCCACCAGCGGAGTCCGAGACCGACTTCTACCAGCACAATCCCGCTTCGGTATCCGTCGACGCGTTGGTTCCCAGCCTCCAAAAACCCGGCACGAAACACCTTGTAGCCGATGCCGAGTTCGGCCGCCACCTCGGCGAGCCTGCGCCCCTCCAACCGGGTGGCGCCGATCAGCTCCGCCTCAAAGCGGGTGACCACGCCCGCGGCCACGGCCGCGTCCAGCACCTGGTCGGGATGGCCTTCTGCGACCGGCGCGCCGATCCGCGCCTCCACGGCCTCCCCCTCCGGCTCGGGCCGCTGCACCTCGGCCCGGCGGGCGCTCAGCGCGGCCCGCTGTGCCCGGCAGCGCAGGTACCAGGCCAGCCGCGCGTACCGCAGGTCGATGTTGCGCACCGCCTCCACGAACCCCAGCAGTGCCGCCGCCTCGACCTCGGCCACTCCCTCGGCGTCCAGGCCCCGCGTCGCCCGGCGGGCCACCGCCCGCAGCCCCGGCATGCCCAGCCCGACCGCGCCCACCATCCAGTCGGCCGAGACCCGGGCCGAGCGGATCACCCGCCGCCACACCTCATCGCGCAGCCTCTGCTCGGTGGTGCGCGCCATCAGCACGTCGCGGACTTCCACCAGTCCGTAGCCGCGGTCCTCCAGCCCGTCGAAACCGCCGCCGTCCACGCACAGCACATCGGGCACCAGCCGCAGGAACTCCCGCTCGGCCATCCGCAGCGGAGCAGTACCGAACCCCATCACAGACCTCCCTGGTCAAACATCCAGAAACGGACGCCCACCAGGGAAGGCGGCCCCGCGAACACCCGACGGGCAGCGGGCAGCCGCACCGCAGGCAGACCGCGATCAGGACGCTGCCACAGCGTCGGCACCGGAGAGGGAAAGCGGGGCCAGGAGCGGCACCGCCGAAGCCCGCGGCAGAGGGACTGA
- a CDS encoding IS701 family transposase: MNETTNTIIDPHLARPETRTSAREVIRALLAPLARKNCWTLAEHAGHPAPYRIQHLLNRAVLDEAALAACLRGYVISHLGTEDVVLVVDETGDLKKGTHTAGVARQYTGTTGQIENCQVAVYLAYTTGDAHALIDHRLYLPSSWCEDPDRLRTAGVPEQVEFATKPEPARRMIATALEHTPHAWVAGDEVYGRNPGLRAYLEKRGVGYVMEMAATDTVTTPRGPLAVKELAVLVPGQAWRKRSAGAGAKGERFYDWALIDDHADTRGVRWVLIRRSRTSGDLAFFHCYAPEAVPLARLVAVAGRRWRVEESFQQGKGLAGLDEHQVRTWTSWHRWSLLAMTAYAFLALCRARELRHHPVPIGVVELACNEIARLLEALFPPESDLEHVLAWSVFRRVHQAHARRCHYRRQTVQES, from the coding sequence CTGAACGAGACCACCAACACGATCATCGACCCCCACCTGGCCCGGCCCGAGACCCGCACCAGTGCCCGCGAGGTGATCCGAGCCCTGCTCGCTCCGCTGGCCCGCAAGAACTGCTGGACCCTGGCCGAGCACGCCGGACATCCCGCCCCTTACCGGATCCAGCACCTGCTCAACCGGGCTGTACTGGACGAAGCGGCCCTGGCCGCCTGCCTGCGCGGCTACGTCATCAGCCACCTGGGCACCGAGGACGTGGTCCTGGTCGTGGACGAGACCGGCGATCTGAAGAAGGGCACCCACACCGCCGGGGTGGCCCGCCAATATACGGGCACCACCGGCCAGATCGAGAACTGCCAGGTCGCGGTCTACCTCGCCTACACCACAGGCGACGCTCACGCGTTGATCGACCACCGCCTCTACCTCCCCTCTTCCTGGTGTGAGGATCCCGACCGACTCCGCACGGCGGGGGTGCCCGAGCAAGTGGAGTTCGCCACCAAGCCGGAGCCGGCCCGCCGGATGATCGCCACCGCCTTGGAGCACACACCCCACGCGTGGGTGGCCGGCGACGAGGTGTACGGCCGTAACCCCGGTCTGCGCGCCTACCTGGAGAAACGAGGGGTGGGGTATGTGATGGAGATGGCCGCCACCGACACGGTCACGACCCCGCGCGGGCCTTTGGCGGTCAAGGAGCTGGCCGTCCTGGTTCCCGGGCAGGCCTGGCGGAAGCGCTCGGCTGGGGCCGGTGCCAAGGGTGAGCGGTTCTACGACTGGGCGCTCATCGACGACCACGCCGACACCCGCGGGGTGCGGTGGGTGCTGATCCGGCGTAGCCGCACCAGTGGTGATCTGGCGTTCTTCCACTGCTATGCACCCGAGGCAGTGCCGTTGGCGAGGTTGGTGGCGGTGGCCGGACGCCGGTGGCGGGTGGAGGAGTCCTTCCAGCAGGGAAAGGGCCTGGCCGGACTGGACGAACACCAGGTGCGGACGTGGACGTCGTGGCATCGGTGGAGCTTGCTGGCCATGACCGCCTACGCCTTTCTCGCCCTGTGCCGGGCCCGGGAACTGCGCCACCATCCGGTGCCGATCGGGGTGGTAGAGCTGGCCTGCAACGAGATCGCCCGTCTGCTGGAGGCCCTGTTCCCGCCCGAGTCCGATCTGGAGCACGTGCTGGCCTGGTCGGTGTTCAGACGCGTCCATCAAGCACACGCTCGGCGCTGCCACTACCGGAGACAGACGGTCCAGGAATCATGA
- a CDS encoding transposase family protein: MAAGFGVSTTTAWRYVRTTTRLLAAQAPTLEQGLRRVRRRGHALRGGRRHPHCR; the protein is encoded by the coding sequence TTGGCCGCCGGGTTCGGCGTCTCGACCACCACCGCCTGGCGGTACGTACGCACAACCACCCGCCTGCTCGCTGCCCAGGCCCCCACCCTGGAACAGGGGCTACGCCGCGTCCGACGACGCGGCCACGCCTTGCGTGGTGGTCGACGGCACCCTCATTGCCGCTGA
- a CDS encoding helix-turn-helix domain-containing protein has protein sequence MADELLVDMRKLSPAQQEAVRMRVMDAIDRGLEEDQAAEVFGVSTKSIARWKARSEAGGAEALRSGKPGRNTGTGRFLTEGEESALK, from the coding sequence GTGGCTGATGAACTTCTGGTGGACATGCGGAAACTCTCTCCGGCGCAGCAGGAAGCGGTGCGGATGCGGGTGATGGACGCCATCGACCGCGGTCTGGAGGAGGACCAGGCTGCCGAGGTCTTCGGGGTCTCGACCAAGTCGATCGCGCGGTGGAAGGCTCGCAGCGAGGCTGGAGGGGCCGAGGCGCTCCGCTCGGGCAAGCCGGGCCGCAATACCGGAACGGGCCGGTTCCTCACCGAGGGTGAGGAATCCGCGCTCAAGTAG